The sequence below is a genomic window from Ficedula albicollis isolate OC2 chromosome 2, FicAlb1.5, whole genome shotgun sequence.
TGCAGCAGCCAAAAACATGAGTATCTTAACTCGCCCCCCAATTCAGCGAGTACATGGGAGAACAGACTGGGTGGCCAAATACGGAGGGAACAGATAGAAAATACCATCCTGTGTGGACATTACATGCTCAGTGTTCAGTCCTCCTGCACTTGGAAACCTGAAAAGCCTATTTGCTCCAGCTTTTCCTAAGACTATGCAAtagtaaagggaaaaaaagacctTGTGTTCTGTAACCTGTAGAGTACATATAATACCATGCAAAATACTGGCTGTAAAGTAGGATGCAATGAAGTATTTTGCAACACATATTGCCAAAACTGAGAAGTAGATTTCACCTGATGTTTTCTATAGATAGATCTCCTATTCTTGTACTCTACTATTTTGGAACAACTAGGGTTAGGGTTGTTCATCCAatgcaagagctgctgctggtatATGCTTGAAACACACAAGCTGAACAAAGAAGAgctgaagcagagcagcaccaggattCCAGGTGTTAGGCTGGTTCCTTAGCAGGAAGATGGGAACGAAAGCACAGATCTGGCTTTGTGAAGAACATCAGTCTCCTGCAAGGATTTCAGAACTCACTTGTCACTAAGTTACTCAAGGTCTGTAAGGTGCATGAGCAATGAGAACTGAAACCCTTGTAGTAGGACATAGGCAATCCACTGATAGATACTACACAAGGAAGGTCTAGAAATCTGGCTGGTAGAGGGCTGTTGAATGCTATAGCAATATTGGAAAATAGCTAAACAAGTACTGAATGCTATTTACCAAGCTGTGAAGTGAAGCCTAACAATGAGATTCTGCTGTTTTAATTAACTTATTGCCATTTTTGGTCAAAGATCTGTAGAGCTTTATCTCTGCCCTTTCAAAGGAGTGTCACAGTGACCTTTTAAAGAGCCTAAATCACTGCAGTCTGTCATTTTAAGGGTGAATTAGCCAAAAAAATGCCTAAATTATCACTAAACTCTTGTTCCTACATGTCTTTATTGGGTGATAACACTAAACTAGAGAGTTTGAATAGGCTACACAAGGAAGAATATTGGTCTGTTCTTCAAAGATACTGCTTTCTGTTTTAGATCTTAGAGGCCAACTTAGGTacctgaaaacacacaaaaatttaATAATTCTGTATGTCACTGTTTATATGCTCATTTCAGTACCTTCCCAAGCTTTTACGCTTTTATAATAATATTGCCCAAAGGACTTTGCAATGTACAGTAAATTGTTTATTAGGATGTTGAGCTGGGCTACTTCTGTTAACTACATTTACAATAAATGCTTTAGACTTTATAGTAACATTAAACTTGCCATTTTGAAGTACAAACTGAGTAAGCTTTTCAAAAATGTAAAGTTGTTAATGATGACTTCAagcattgtaaaaaaaaaataaatttatttgtatAGCTTTTATAAATGgatattaaaattttaactcCTGTTGTTGTCCCAATGTGTCATAACATAGGGGTTACATTAACTTCCTGGAAAGCAATTTAATCTAAAGCAGTTGTACCAAAAAGTCAAATATTTTGTTAGGAAAATTGCACCTAAAGaaaacatcacttttttttttaatactgtaaGAGCTATGAAAGGATAGGGCTGTCTGGTTAGTAATGCACTAGAGAGTTTAATTCAGTTGCTGCTGGTCTAGGGGTAAGTATTTCTCATTTCCTTAGTACTAAGAGATATCCCTATGCTACTTAAATACATCTGAATTTAACTGTTGAACATATCTGGAACTTGCTGTGGCAATGAAGGACACCCTCAGACAGTTTGTAATAGGCATAAAAGCtatgattttataattaaaaaacaaaattaattcatcACTTGTCTCTAGTACAAGATGCCAATGACAGTTAAAATCAAAGCCTGGTCAATGAATTAACTAATAATGTGCCGATAGCTCACGTCTGTGAGTCACCttagagcagaaaaataaacaggtaCTATTTATGGCACTGAATATGGTTAGAAGAAACATGCTGTCCTTGTCACATGCTAATGAACCTTGAAGGGGCTTTGACATAACCAGATCAGTCTTTGCTTGTCCACAAGCAAAGCATAACAAGTGTTGAGTAATTCTTGTTGCTAACAGCAAGGAAAGGGTAACAGGGTTTTTACAATCATTTAACTCTGATTCATTGGTATACATCAGACTGCTAGTgcagaaatgcttaaaaaaattattatatgcTAATAAAATTTCTAAGGGGTAAAAAGTATGTAAggctaagatttttttctcttgtcccTTTGCCTGTGTTACTGCTATTTATCCTGAGCATGAGCGTTCTACCACAAGTTCTAAATGACTTCTACCAGCAGTTCTTAATTCAACCCACTGCTTTCCAAAGctcaggaaacagcagcaagagtTCACACATCGATCTAAGTTTTAAAAAGCTTACCAGTccagttttctgctttctattGTCTTTATTCTGTTAAAGACAACTGTAATTCAAATTTGTAAGTTTCCTGATTTGGGACCAGCATTATACAATTACAAAATTGCTGGGTCATGGCTGTTCTTAGTTTATTTCAGGAGATGCATTTATGTTTGCATCCTACTCCTACAGAAGAAAACTGCTTCAATAGAAATATgaagaggcaaaaaaatcccccataAAGCAGTTTAAAGAGAAGTGTCTTAAATGCTAACATTTGTCTTACTAACTTTTTCAAATTAGAACAAAGATGTGGAGACACCTACCCACCAGTGCTGGTCCTGGGCTGGAATTAGGCACTTAAAAGGGTGACATACTAACAAACCATCTGCTGTCCTGCACACCCCTTATTTTTATGCAGGGAAGtaggagaaaaatgcaaatacaggTGAACACCTGAATCCAAACTCTGCAGGGTGATGAATAAGGGCTCTAAGAAGATGCTCTGAGCACAGTTCCCCATCCAGGCCTGTCTATGCTCATGCCAGCTCTGACCCAAGTTGTCTGGCCTGAGACCCGGCTGTTGAGACTTGCTGGAGCTGCATCCATTCCTGGCCATGTCTCTGCAGATCTGGAACCTAGTCTGACTGGCCTGGCATCCTGGCTTGACCTCAGCCCTGCCTCATCCCTGTGACTTGCCTGGCAAaccactgccctgctggcagagcctggctgtggccactggcccagctctgcaccTCCTGCTCACGCAGCACAAGGTCACTGCCCTGCCTGTTTTGCTGCAgcaagggaggagggaaggaaaaccaCAGGCTGTGACTCTCCTGCCAAGGTACTACCCTGATACTCAGAGGATTCTGAGCAACTCCGGAGTCTCACCAATCTAATGCACCAGCCCTCTTGCTTCCGTCTCTCTCAGTACCACGCACCAAAGAAAGAAGGTTAAAGAAATCGAAGTTCAGGATCTGTGCAAAAAGGGACACAAATTAAATGAGACAAGAAAAGGGATACATTATCATCCATGTGTGTCTTCCAGGATATTTCTCTATGTATGGTTTATATTTAGAATGATTTCAGGGATTAAGAGAATCAACTGAGGACAAAGACTGATCAAATAAGCCCTTTGGTctttaaataaacttttctaCAGTATTTTCTAAATCTAAAATAGATAATcccctcaggaaaaaaaaaaacaaacccaaacaaatcccAAACTAAAAAACTTTAATATTTACCTGAATATATGGTCTGTATGCTTTTGTGCTCTCCACCTCCCTCCCAGTtcagatttttatatttaaaagtaGATTATTTATACAATTCGTGCTTGCAAATATATCCTGCCACCCTGCAGGAAGGGCACCAAACCGTGTCAGTCCAGATGAACAATAAGAGACAAAATACACTGTGTAGAACACAAAAGATCCTGCCACCCTGCAGGAAGGGCACCAAACCATGTCAATCCAGATGAACAATTAGAGACAAAATACACTGTGTAGAACACAAAAGTTTGCAATAATAATttcttagtttattttaaataacattttaataaagctGTGCGTATAATTCAGCATTAccaaataaagcacatttttgaTTTATGAGTAGTAATCTGTAGAAGTGAAATGAATGACATATAGCTGAGCTTACAAGTGATTGCAAGGCATGGGTAAACATTTATTGCATTACAGCAAAGCCTTGACAGCCGGCTCTGTGATTGTGTTTTCTGGGACCAAGTAGTAACACGCAGTGCTGGGAGAACAAACCCCCTGACTGACAAATGCTGTGAATGGATAAACTGGCATGGAAAGGGAGGTGGAACATCATAAGCATGTTTATTGTATTAATTGCTAGTGACAAATcggcagctcctctgccctggtTTTAGAGGTATACATGATTTTAGAAGGACAAGTCAGATGTGCATTTAAGCTTCAATCCTCCAAATGTCTGAGTGCAAGGGCCAGGAGGTCTTTGTCAACACTTAGCTACAGGACCAGAAGCTAAATTAATGCTCTACTCATATTTTCTTGCTCActttcagtgcagaaaatgTTAAGACAAATACCATGACAAGGGCTCTCTGGATCGGTCCTTTAAAAACACAACCCATGCGCATTAGGATATGAAAAATAGAGCGCACAGTGAGCAGTGCCTTTTCCACTTATGTGCAGCACATTTAGGCAGTTGCATTTTTGGGCTTCTCAGTCATGTGTCTTCAAGTCACCTGATGCAGATTTATGGCTTAATAGGTTTTTTCCATCATCTGCAATCCAAGCCGTCCAACCATCAGTAAACTGTGGAACAGAATagttattattaaaaaaagggaGGTGGAAGCAAAAATCCCATaaagaacaagaaggaagaaaacactgaCATAATTTCATTTAGCTGAATGCCACCacaagatttcatttttcacagaacttaattttcaaaacaatgtAATCCACAAAtaagttaaataaaatgtttattcaaTAACACAGACAAGAACAAAGGACAGGTGGTTACCTGGCACCGGCAATTATCCCAGGCATTGCCTTTTTGGAGTTGTAAAATCTCATTCCCATAACAGCAGACAAGGTGCCAGATGCCACTGTTGAAAAGAAGCCCAGTCAGAACCATTTGATGCAGAAATGCCAGCACAGCATCGCCACACTTtgacactgagcagcaccaaCCAAACAGACCTACACATATAGACGGGAATGCCTCCCTCTGTGAgtaaatttgattttcttcagcCTCAAAGCTGTCATTACAACCTTCTCAGCAGCTTTGGTAAGCACATTCCACTGCTCAGCAGAATTGAGGAGATCTCACCACGGTTGAGACCACGGTCTGATCACacacaaaccccccccccccccccccccccccccccccccccccccccccccccccccccccccccccccccccccccccccccccccccccccccccccccccccccccccccccccccccctcaacCCTTATTTACAAAAGAATGATTATTCCCTCGAACACAGGCAAGCTCAAAACTGCCAGAAAGCTGGGATGGTGACACCATTCACGCTGTGGGAAGTAAATATTATTGACACTTCCCATTTCTCTGTGACATTCTGAACTGGAACGTGGCACCAAATAGTacaactggaaagaaaacaaccccatttgaaaatgtttggaaaacaaTCCAAAGGATCAAACTGAAAGAGCAATCAACATCTTAGACACTACTCCAAGTTACTTTATCTCTAAATGTGGAAAAAGAATTTCATCAACATTCACATGAAATTTACAGGGCCACTGTTTCTTGTAGAAGAAAGGCAGGTGAAAGTGCTGTATAGCTTTTTCCAAAGCCTCGAGTCTGTTTGCATCAGAGGGGGTAAAAGGTATTCTAGAGATCCTCTGTCAAGGTtctatttctgcatttccaccCCGATGTACTGGGACTAACttacagctctgcagaagcCACAGCTGCATGTCGCAAGGAGGGGTgaggagggatggatggatggatggatggatggatggatggatggatggatggatggatggatggatggatggatggatggatggatggatggatggatggatggatggatggatggatggatggatggatggatggatggatggatggatggatggatggagagatGTACTAGACTgtatggatggatggatggacggacagATGGATGGAGAGCTGTACTAGACTGTGACAAGTCACTGCTTTTAAGAAGTCCATTTGAAAGCACTCTGTGCACCACATCAGGATATACAAAAGCTGCTCATCCCTCTTCCATGACACTGCCTAAAAACCCGTGCCAGAGATGCACAACCACTCCCATAGCATGCCAGAGTGGAAGGACGGTTAACAAATGGAAATTGTGCTTTACATTGAGCTGCATTCTATGTTTCATTCTTTAACATGAGGTTGGTCCTCTACAGTGGCTTCAGAGAGCCTTTCGACACATTAGTCCTATTGCTTTAAAATAGTCTTAAATCACTGTAAAGCTATAGTATCATAGCACCAGTAACATGAGTGTATGGAGTAGTTACAGAACTAGCAGGCTCCTCAAGAAGTCATCTAGGATACCCTAGTGATAGTGGTTTAACCAGATATTacactcctgcagcagaggaactCCCTGAGGTTCACCTGAGTGCTTTGTAATGCTTTCCAGTGATTtcatccttctccttcccctgaaGAGTTAACTGCAAGCTTAACACCCACAATTCCTTGTAAGTCCCACTGTAAGCAAGCAGAGTAGAtcactctcttttcttttacataCTGTTTGTTCCATAGTGTGTGATGCATTGGAACACGCACTGCTCCCGAGATGCTTGTGCAAACCAGGGTTCCGTAAGGCCTCATACCACTTGTCACAGTGCTGTCACTACTGAAAAAATACCGCTTATTCCACCACCACAGGCTAAAAATGCTGCTTCACAACCAAAAATTTTCTATGTATGTTTCCTGCACCCAATCTGTTGGTTTAATATATTATCTAATCTGGCAGAGGAGACAGGTATTTCTCACCAACTCTGGATTCAAACGGGACAACCCAGGTCTTCGACCCGCGTATCGAGCTCTTACACAAACACctcctggctgtgggcaggaggtCCTGCACCACTTACAATATTTGTATAGGTAAAAGGGCACAGGACAGCTGAAACAcgctagagaaaaaaaaggctacTGTTGCCACCGCTGCCAGTAACACTCAGTACTCGGCTGCCGAGCACACTTACCGAGGGAAAGCCACACATTCTTCGGATCTTTGGACTGCTGGTAAGCGCCCAGTCCCGCTAAGCCGCCAAACAGAAGACCGGCAGCTAGAGAAGGGACGCTGccttgaataaaaaaaaaaataataaagcagtCAGCGGAAGAACACGCAGAGTCAGCCTGCACACCAAAGGAAAGCACTTCGCGACTTTCCCGTACCAGTAAATCCACAAAACCAACCTAACCAAAGCATTAGGGGTTAGGCTGTGGGGTCTGGGGAGGTTTTCTTAAGATACTTTGAGGATCTCCGCGAGCAGCGTTTAGCGGGACTGGCGGGGTCCCTGCCGGCAGCGGCCCGGGAGCGGGGCGGAGCTGAGCGGGGGCCAGGGACAGCCACGGCCACCAGCACCCACCTGCCTTGGCGTAGCCCACGACACCGCCCGTGGCCACCAGCGCGGCGTAGCCGAAGCCGAGCCagtcacccccccccccccccccccccccccccccccccccccccccccccccccccccccccccccccccccccccccccccccccccccccccccccccccccccccccccccccccccccccccccccccccccccccccccccccccccccccccccccccccccccccccccccccccccccccccccccccccccccccccccccccccccccccccccccccccccccccccccccccccccccccccccccccccccccccccccccccccccccccccccccccccccccccccccccccccccccccccccccccccccccccccccccccccccccccccccccccccccccccccccccccccccccccccccccccccccccccccccccccccccccccccccccccccccccccccccccccccccccccccccccccccccccccccccccccccccccccccccccccccccccccccccccccccccccccccccccccccccccccccccccccccccccccccccccccccccccccccccccccccccccccccccccccccccccccccccccccccccccccccccccccccccccccccccccccccccccccccccccccccccccccccccccccccccccccccccccccccccccccccccccccccccccccccccccccccccccccccccccccccccccccccccccccccccccccccccccccccccccccccccccccccccccccccccccccccccccccccccccccccccccccccccccccccccccccccccccccccccccccccccccccccccccccccccccccccccccccccccccccccccccccccccccccccccccccccccccccccccccccccccccccccccccccccccccccccccccccccccccccccccccccccccccccccccccccccccccccccccccccccccccccccccccccccccccccccccccccccccccccccccccccccccccccccccccccccccccccccccccccccccccccccccccccccccccccccccccccccccccccccccccccccccccccccccccccccccccccccccccccccccccccccccccccccccccccccccccccccccccccccccccccccccccccccccagtcgTACTCCATGTGCGGGCAGCCGCGGAGAGCCgcgcagggcagggcagggcagcgcCGACCTTGGGCCGCCCTCCCTCAGGCTGTGCCCGCCTCCCGGAGGTCCCGCCCGCCGCCCGTGACGGCGCGGGGCGGCCGCGCAGGCCGCAGCGCCCTGCCCCTGCTGGCTCGGCGCCGGCAGGGTCTCCTTCATGGGTCCCGTCAGTAGCGCAGCTGGGAAGTCAGCAATGAAGCAGGAAACATTCGCCTCCCCTTGTCTTCCCAGGCACTGCCCGGGGTGCAAGCAGTGGTTGCGGTCGGTCCATCGCGCCTCTCCCCGCACTCCTGCCGTGCCCTAgctggggtccctcccacgGGAGACAGTCCTGCACAAAGTGCCACGGCCTGGCTCCTTCCCTGGGGCGCAGTCCTTCgggaacaggctgctccagcgCCGACCTCCTGCGTGGTCACaagtgctgccagcactcctgctgcagggtgggctCGTCTCTCCGGGGCTGCAGGTTCCTCTGGGCCATgcccacctgctccagtgtgggccGCAGGTGGGTCTCTGatccaggggctggaggggttAGCCCCCCTCACCCTGGGCTGCGCTTGAGTGCCAGGGAATCTCCGCTCTTGCACCTGCAACACCTCCTGTCCTCCTTCGCTGACcttgctgtctgcagggctgctcctcccaaAAGGTTCTTGTTCCTCCCTCCAGCTACTGATGCTGTTGCGCAGTAAGttctttctgcttcttaaaCACATTACCGCGAAGGTGCCACCGCTGTCATCATGAGCTCAGGCTTGGCCAGCAGCGGGTCTATCTGGAGCTGCCTAACATGCGGGTAGGTCCTGGTGTGTCAGAAGCCAACCTTGTGCTGGAAGCCCAATGCAGATGTGAAAAGAAGGCATCTGGATTCCTAGCACAATCCCCAGCAGCACGTGGAGCagcctgccagcactgcactgggTGCAGTCCTTTGTCCCAAAGGCAGGTTTGCTAGCTGGTGCCCAGTGCCAATTCACTCACTGTGACAgatgtttccatttttcattctAGCTTGCACCGAGAGCTTGGTCCCCTCACCTAGCATCAATACTTTACGCTATGCGTATGTTTTAACAAACTACTTGCAGTGTTTATACATTTTAACAAACTTAAGGTAGAAGCTTCAATTGGTCACATAACTTTTCTATAATTAGTACTTGACCCTCTGTCCATTTGCTAGTTAATATCCCTTGCTTCTCGTGCTAATTAGTCCACAGGTGCAGTTCTCTCCATTTTAGTCTGGGTTCTGAGTAGGTGTTCAATGTGTCAGTGGTTGTGATTGCCCACTGCCAGAATTTACTGCTGCCAGTTGTTGCTCAGTTCTGCTGACTTCACACCTGGTGGCTCTTGTCCGGACAGCCCATTCATCTTGAGattgtcttcttttttccttaaaacaaaagATCAGACAAGGATATGATGCTCACAGTACAATTGCTTAATCATAACTGTCCAGCAACAGCTACTGCTattaacacaaaaagaattgcAACATTTGACTGGAACCCCTGTTCAAATCCTGAGGGGCATGGTACCAGTCCCAGTCCTTGAAGGAGAGTGCAGCTCTCCTGGTCTGGGTCTGCAGAGGTGCCTGGGGCTGagtggcaggagagcagctttgctgcagttttcccactcctggagagcaggaaaggtCTTGGACATTGTAGAGTGTCACAAGAAGTTGGCCATGAGGCAGCAAAAGTGCTCTTGCAGCAAAAGTGGGAGGCAGCACCTGGGCTGCATTAGACAGGTTTGGGCAGATGATCCTTCCCCTCAGCTCTGTGGTAAAACACAGCTGGCATCTTGGGAATTCTGTTCTAGGCTCTGTGGTGCAAGGCAGGCTTTCACATCCTGAAGCAGGTCGGCAAAGGGCTCTGAAGATCATTAAGGGCTTGGAGCGTCTTTCATGCAAGAAATGTCTGAGAGAGCTGAACTGTTCAGTCTGCATGTGAAGCTCAGGGACTCCTTATTGATCCATTTAAATATCTGCTGGGGGTCTTCTCTGTGGTACCCACTGACAACACAAGGGGTAATAGGCACAAGTCGAAGTACCATTGAAATTTCATTCAAGCATTTATTAAAACTGGTTTCATTTTGGAGGTGGCCAAACAACAGAAGAGGCTCTCAGGCAGGCTGTGAAGTTTCCATCCATGGAGATATTCTTCCCcaaactggacacagccctgaccATGCTTTGAGAAAAGAGGGTTGGCCTTGGTGGGcttcagaggtcccttccagccccagctggtcCATGACTCCGTGTTTGGTACAAACACAGTGAAACTAATGCAAATTTCTCAGCTGATCTCtacctcctcccttcccagatTCTCAGGTTTCAGAAATGAGCACTGAGGTTTGTGCTTGTGACAAAatcttttatgtattttacagaaatgtctTTAGGCCCA
It includes:
- the LOC101814081 gene encoding transmembrane protein 14C isoform X3, coding for MEYDWLGFGYAALVATGGVVGYAKAGSVPSLAAGLLFGGLAGLGAYQQSKDPKNVWLSLVASGTLSAVMGMRFYNSKKAMPGIIAGASLLMVGRLGLQMMEKTY
- the LOC101814081 gene encoding transmembrane protein 14C isoform X2, translating into MEYDWLGFGYAALVATGGVVGYAKAGSVPSLAAGLLFGGLAGLGAYQQSKDPKNVWLSLVASGTLSAVMGMRFYNSKKAMPGIIAGASLLMVGRLGLQMMEKTY
- the LOC101814081 gene encoding transmembrane protein 14C isoform X1 gives rise to the protein MKETLPAPSQQGQGAAACAAAPRRHGRRAGPPGGGHSLREGGPRSALPCPALRGSPRLPAHGVRLARLRLRRAGGHGRCRGLRQGSVPSLAAGLLFGGLAGLGAYQQSKDPKNVWLSLVASGTLSAVMGMRFYNSKKAMPGIIAGASLLMVGRLGLQMMEKTY